The Solibacillus sp. FSL R7-0682 genome includes a window with the following:
- a CDS encoding cell division protein FtsQ/DivIB: MEKIIDITERVPAMKKRRKRRTNFKFLALITIFLFIILLLLYFQSSYSDISKIDVQGAKLKNEEFYIGQSKLQINDSMWGFKVEEVEALIGESEWVKSVEVKRQLFNHVQINIEEWHKVAYISKDGTFYPMLDNGVIFDESTELVPIEAPIFLNFEDEALRKKLLKQLADLKPEVLSLISQITANPTEADPYAITLYMNDGYEVRADANTLAEKLNYYPSIIAQIESDETYEKGIVNIEVGSYYRSFSDEYSLDLTTEGENLKGEEQSDEQQDEPQEQSSE, from the coding sequence ATGGAAAAAATAATCGACATAACAGAACGCGTACCCGCAATGAAAAAACGTAGAAAACGGCGAACAAATTTTAAATTTCTCGCTTTAATTACTATATTTTTATTCATCATTTTATTACTTCTTTATTTTCAATCTTCTTATAGTGATATTAGTAAAATTGATGTTCAAGGTGCGAAATTAAAAAATGAGGAGTTTTACATTGGACAATCGAAGTTACAAATAAATGATTCCATGTGGGGCTTTAAAGTAGAGGAAGTTGAAGCGCTAATAGGTGAAAGCGAATGGGTAAAATCAGTTGAAGTAAAACGCCAACTGTTTAATCATGTTCAAATTAATATTGAGGAATGGCATAAAGTTGCATACATTTCTAAAGATGGCACATTCTATCCAATGTTAGACAATGGTGTCATATTTGATGAATCAACCGAGCTTGTGCCAATTGAGGCACCGATATTTCTTAATTTTGAAGATGAGGCGTTAAGAAAAAAATTACTAAAGCAATTGGCTGATTTGAAGCCAGAGGTGCTGTCACTTATTTCACAAATTACAGCAAATCCAACTGAAGCAGATCCATATGCGATTACGCTCTACATGAATGATGGGTATGAAGTGCGTGCTGATGCCAATACATTAGCTGAAAAACTAAACTACTATCCATCAATAATTGCTCAAATAGAAAGCGATGAAACTTATGAAAAGGGAATTGTTAATATTGAAGTTGGTTCATATTATCGATCATTCTCTGATGAATACTCTTTAGATTTAACGACTGAAGGAGAAAATTTAAAGGGGGAAGAACAAAGTGATGAACAACAAGATGAACCGCAAGAACAATCATCCGAGTAA
- a CDS encoding FtsW/RodA/SpoVE family cell cycle protein, with product MFFLSAFILSLVGIVFIYSAGTYWSLVHYDGQTPFYIKQGIYFGLALVSCFVLMNVKGLKKPHIWRAFYILSLLLLIAVLIPGIGIVRNGSQSWIGVGSLTIQPAELAKLSTLIYLSVLLSEHKAGQRIVKWSHLVVLFLPSFLIMLQPDFGAVFILLVSALLLFFIAQYPIKLYVIFIFTGIVSLVGLIAAAPYRLKRIEAFINPWADPLGSGFQAVQSLLAIGPAGLFGHGLLKSRQKYLYLPEPQNDFIFSIILEEVGLVGGMGLLLIFACFLVFGYKLALNCNKVFHFYVICALTSMIAVQAFLNIGVVISLLPVTGVTLPFISYGGTSLLVVWLTVALILNFSDE from the coding sequence ATGTTTTTTCTAAGTGCGTTTATTTTATCACTAGTCGGAATTGTGTTTATTTATTCCGCTGGAACGTATTGGAGTCTTGTCCATTACGATGGACAAACTCCCTTCTATATTAAGCAAGGTATTTATTTTGGATTAGCGCTCGTTAGTTGCTTCGTGCTCATGAATGTAAAGGGGCTAAAAAAGCCTCATATTTGGCGGGCTTTCTATATTCTATCCCTTCTATTATTAATTGCTGTTTTAATACCGGGAATAGGTATTGTTCGAAATGGTTCACAAAGTTGGATTGGAGTCGGATCGTTAACAATCCAACCAGCAGAGCTAGCGAAATTATCGACGTTAATCTATTTAAGTGTTTTATTATCAGAACATAAGGCTGGTCAACGAATTGTAAAATGGTCACATTTAGTTGTCCTATTTCTTCCTTCATTTCTGATTATGCTTCAGCCTGATTTTGGTGCAGTATTTATTTTATTAGTTTCGGCGTTACTGTTATTCTTTATCGCACAGTACCCAATTAAATTATATGTAATATTTATTTTCACCGGTATTGTGAGTTTAGTAGGTTTAATTGCTGCTGCTCCGTATCGATTGAAACGAATTGAAGCTTTTATTAACCCTTGGGCAGATCCGTTAGGTAGTGGCTTTCAGGCCGTACAGTCATTACTTGCGATAGGGCCAGCAGGATTATTCGGTCATGGATTATTAAAAAGTAGACAAAAATATTTATATTTGCCTGAACCACAAAACGATTTTATTTTTTCAATCATTTTAGAGGAAGTTGGACTCGTTGGTGGTATGGGACTGCTGCTTATTTTTGCGTGCTTTTTAGTTTTCGGCTATAAATTAGCATTAAATTGCAATAAAGTATTTCACTTTTATGTTATTTGTGCATTAACCTCGATGATTGCAGTGCAAGCATTTCTTAACATAGGAGTTGTCATTAGTTTACTTCCTGTTACTGGAGTAACACTACCCTTTATAAGTTATGGAGGGACGTCATTGTTAGTTGTATGGCTGACAGTGGCATTAATATTAAATTTTTCTGATGAATGA
- the murD gene encoding UDP-N-acetylmuramoyl-L-alanine--D-glutamate ligase, with the protein MIEYEGLQSKKVLVLGLARSGVAAAELLHKLGAFVTVNDAKPFDANPEAQELLSKGITVICGRHPEDLLDEGFELVVKNPGIPYSNPIIADALEKSIPVITEMELAYLVSEAPFIGITGSNGKTTTTTLVFEMLEAAKKQPLIAGNIGTVACGVAAEATKDQIIVTELSSFQLMGTRTFKPKIAILTNLYEAHLDYHGTFEEYAEAKFGVTRNQTNEDYFIYNADQEVVRGYAEQSNAQLIPFSTKGKAQQGISADDENIYWQGEAILNRSEIVLPGKHNLENILCAVAASLLQNCPIDAIKQILSTFAGVRHRTQFVREWQGRKIYNDSKATNVLATKSALAAFSQPIVLLAGGLDRGHSFEELREEMKTVKAVVAFGETALRFIEFAKSCGITNIVRAIDVEDAVGYAAKLSDVGDVILLSPACASWDQHTSFEIRGDLFIDRVMKLS; encoded by the coding sequence ATGATTGAATATGAAGGTTTACAGTCTAAAAAAGTATTAGTGTTAGGTTTAGCAAGAAGTGGTGTAGCGGCGGCAGAATTGCTGCATAAGTTAGGGGCATTTGTAACAGTAAATGATGCGAAGCCTTTTGATGCAAATCCTGAAGCACAGGAGCTTTTATCAAAAGGCATCACAGTTATTTGTGGACGTCATCCAGAAGATTTATTAGATGAGGGCTTTGAATTAGTAGTGAAAAATCCAGGAATTCCATATTCAAATCCAATTATTGCAGACGCGTTGGAAAAAAGCATCCCTGTTATTACTGAAATGGAGCTTGCTTATTTAGTAAGTGAGGCACCGTTTATCGGTATTACAGGCTCAAATGGTAAAACAACTACGACAACGTTGGTATTTGAAATGCTAGAAGCGGCAAAAAAGCAGCCGTTAATTGCCGGAAATATTGGTACCGTTGCGTGTGGTGTTGCTGCAGAAGCAACAAAAGATCAAATTATTGTAACGGAATTGTCATCGTTCCAATTAATGGGAACTCGTACATTTAAACCGAAGATTGCCATTTTGACAAATTTGTATGAAGCACATTTAGACTATCATGGTACGTTTGAAGAATATGCGGAGGCAAAATTTGGTGTAACGCGAAATCAAACGAATGAAGATTACTTTATTTACAATGCGGATCAAGAAGTAGTGAGGGGGTATGCAGAGCAATCAAATGCACAACTTATCCCTTTTTCGACTAAAGGAAAAGCACAGCAAGGAATAAGTGCGGATGATGAAAATATTTATTGGCAAGGTGAAGCGATTTTAAATCGTAGCGAAATCGTATTACCAGGTAAACATAATTTAGAAAATATATTATGTGCAGTTGCTGCATCCCTTTTACAAAATTGCCCAATCGATGCCATTAAACAAATTTTATCGACATTTGCTGGTGTTCGTCACCGTACACAATTTGTCCGTGAATGGCAAGGGAGAAAAATATATAACGACTCAAAAGCAACAAACGTATTAGCGACGAAAAGTGCCCTAGCAGCATTTAGTCAACCAATTGTCCTTCTAGCCGGTGGTTTAGATCGTGGACATTCATTTGAAGAGTTAAGAGAAGAAATGAAAACAGTTAAAGCGGTCGTTGCATTTGGAGAGACCGCATTACGCTTTATTGAGTTTGCAAAATCGTGCGGTATTACAAATATTGTGCGTGCGATTGATGTAGAGGACGCTGTAGGCTATGCAGCAAAATTATCAGACGTTGGTGATGTTATTTTATTATCACCTGCATGTGCAAGTTGGGATCAGCATACAAGCTTTGAAATCCGAGGCGACCTATTTATTGATCGTGTTATGAAACTTTCATAA
- the mraY gene encoding phospho-N-acetylmuramoyl-pentapeptide-transferase, translating to MTLSTTLTILVSSFLLTVILAPIGIPMLRRLKFGQSIREEGPQSHMKKAGTPTMGGLIFLLAIIVSTIVVALVFELLTTQTVVLLLVLVGFGVIGFLDDGLKVIFKRNLGLTSIQKLIGQIAISIAAFLLLRLGSFDTTVGIPYTDLSVDLGIFYVAFLIFWLVGFSNAVNLTDGLDGLVSGTASIAFAAFGVIALFNEQADIALFAFAVTGALLGFLIFNANPAKVFMGDTGSLALGGALAMISVLVKQEFLLLLIGLVFVIETLSVILQVGSFKLRKKRIFKMSPIHHHFELSGWSEWKVVIVFWSTGCIVALIAVLAEALL from the coding sequence ATGACATTATCAACAACATTGACCATACTTGTATCTTCATTTTTACTAACGGTCATTTTAGCACCAATCGGCATTCCGATGCTTCGAAGATTAAAGTTTGGTCAAAGCATTCGTGAAGAGGGCCCACAATCGCATATGAAAAAAGCTGGTACACCAACAATGGGTGGTTTAATTTTCTTACTGGCGATTATTGTATCGACGATTGTTGTCGCACTCGTTTTTGAATTGTTAACAACGCAAACAGTTGTACTATTACTTGTTTTAGTTGGATTTGGGGTTATCGGATTTTTAGATGACGGATTAAAAGTAATATTTAAACGTAATTTAGGATTAACATCAATTCAAAAATTAATCGGGCAAATTGCCATTTCTATTGCTGCATTTTTATTATTACGTTTAGGATCTTTTGATACAACAGTAGGTATTCCTTATACGGACTTGTCAGTTGATTTAGGGATATTTTATGTGGCATTTTTAATTTTTTGGTTAGTTGGATTTTCAAATGCAGTTAACTTAACAGACGGACTTGACGGGCTTGTATCAGGAACTGCCTCGATTGCTTTTGCTGCTTTTGGTGTTATCGCATTATTTAATGAACAGGCGGACATTGCATTATTCGCCTTTGCTGTAACAGGCGCGTTATTAGGGTTTTTAATTTTCAATGCAAACCCTGCGAAAGTATTTATGGGTGATACAGGTTCATTAGCTTTAGGTGGTGCTTTAGCTATGATTTCTGTTCTAGTAAAGCAAGAGTTTCTATTATTATTAATAGGCTTAGTTTTCGTTATTGAAACGTTATCGGTTATTTTACAAGTCGGTAGCTTTAAGCTTCGAAAAAAACGTATTTTTAAAATGAGCCCAATTCATCATCACTTTGAACTATCAGGTTGGTCAGAATGGAAAGTAGTTATCGTATTTTGGTCAACTGGATGTATTGTAGCACTTATAGCAGTATTAGCGGAGGCGTTATTATGA
- a CDS encoding penicillin-binding transpeptidase domain-containing protein has translation MKWVTTKSKKRLTWIAIAFGLYGVAIFVKLLFLQLVQYDELSTLAKQNWDREIPFHSERGKITDRNGEIIVSNKLAPTLYFMPSQNAEKEEVATAISQVLNKDRDAILKKLEQRISLVKIAPEAKNITYEQAVTLQQMQIPGLYSGVDYVRSYPNGNLLARLIGFTGVDNQGLAGIEYEFDKLLTGSDAAIRLFTDAKGVSLEHVDDEWKDGKDGATLELTIDIELQKIVERELSQAMLSYDADQALAIAMNPKSGEILALASFPTYDPANFAEVDPAIYNRNLPVFMSYEPGSTFKIITLSAAIEEGVVDMEHDHFHDAGYTMVEGARLRCWKREGHGHQNFFEVVENSCNPGFIELGQRVGSTKLLDYIHRFGFGKKTGSNIAGESSGILFSKDAFGPVEHATTSFGQGISVTPIQQVQAVAAAINGGTLYQPYVVSKVIDSESKKVLLENEPVVKGKVVSEETSKIVRESLESVVANGSGRQAYRDGLRIAGKTGTAQKVENGRYKDGDYIVSFIGFAPANDPEILIYVAIDHPKSSLQFGSVIAAPIVGQIIEDAAPLLQIEKQENQLERKYVWGDELTERVPNFVGLTKDEIISNLYPYKTEWHGSGSKVIRQMPESNSVIHQTDVVHLYLGD, from the coding sequence TTGAAGTGGGTAACTACAAAATCTAAAAAGCGTTTAACATGGATCGCCATCGCATTTGGTTTATACGGCGTGGCGATTTTTGTTAAATTACTGTTCCTGCAGCTGGTTCAGTATGATGAACTTTCGACATTGGCAAAGCAAAATTGGGATCGGGAAATACCATTTCACTCCGAGCGAGGGAAAATAACGGACCGTAATGGTGAGATTATCGTTTCGAATAAACTTGCCCCTACATTGTATTTTATGCCATCGCAAAATGCAGAAAAAGAGGAAGTCGCCACAGCAATTTCACAAGTATTAAACAAAGATCGAGATGCCATTCTGAAAAAATTGGAGCAGCGAATATCTCTTGTGAAAATTGCACCTGAGGCAAAGAATATCACATATGAGCAAGCAGTTACGTTACAACAAATGCAAATACCTGGATTGTATAGTGGGGTTGACTATGTTAGATCGTATCCGAATGGCAACTTACTCGCTCGTTTAATCGGCTTTACAGGTGTAGATAATCAAGGCTTGGCTGGAATCGAATATGAATTTGATAAATTATTAACCGGCTCCGACGCTGCAATACGATTATTTACTGATGCAAAAGGAGTTTCTTTGGAGCACGTAGATGATGAATGGAAAGATGGGAAAGACGGTGCGACTCTGGAGCTAACAATTGATATTGAGTTACAGAAAATTGTGGAGCGTGAGCTTTCACAAGCGATGCTATCATATGATGCAGATCAGGCATTAGCGATTGCAATGAACCCAAAAAGTGGAGAAATATTAGCACTTGCTTCTTTCCCAACGTACGACCCAGCAAATTTCGCAGAAGTAGACCCTGCCATTTACAATCGAAATCTTCCAGTATTTATGTCGTATGAGCCGGGTTCAACGTTCAAAATTATAACATTAAGTGCTGCAATTGAAGAAGGTGTAGTAGATATGGAACATGATCACTTTCATGACGCCGGTTATACAATGGTAGAAGGGGCAAGACTACGCTGTTGGAAACGAGAAGGGCATGGACACCAAAACTTCTTTGAAGTTGTAGAGAATTCCTGTAACCCGGGCTTTATTGAATTAGGGCAGCGTGTAGGTTCTACAAAATTGCTCGATTATATTCATCGTTTTGGCTTTGGGAAAAAGACAGGTTCCAATATTGCGGGTGAATCATCGGGGATATTGTTTTCAAAAGATGCTTTTGGTCCTGTTGAGCATGCGACTACTTCTTTTGGGCAAGGAATATCCGTCACACCGATTCAGCAAGTGCAGGCAGTCGCTGCTGCAATTAATGGAGGAACACTCTATCAGCCTTATGTCGTATCAAAAGTTATTGATTCAGAATCAAAAAAAGTCCTTCTTGAAAACGAACCGGTTGTGAAGGGGAAAGTTGTAAGTGAAGAAACATCGAAAATTGTAAGGGAATCGCTAGAATCCGTTGTTGCTAACGGCTCGGGGCGTCAAGCGTATAGAGATGGCTTACGAATTGCTGGTAAAACTGGAACTGCTCAAAAGGTTGAAAATGGTCGCTATAAAGATGGTGATTATATTGTTTCATTTATAGGTTTTGCACCTGCAAACGATCCAGAAATACTGATTTATGTAGCAATTGATCATCCAAAGAGTTCATTGCAATTTGGTAGTGTTATTGCGGCACCGATTGTAGGGCAGATTATTGAAGACGCGGCACCACTTTTACAAATAGAAAAGCAAGAAAATCAGTTAGAGCGTAAATATGTCTGGGGTGACGAATTAACAGAACGTGTCCCGAACTTTGTTGGATTAACAAAAGATGAGATTATTTCAAATCTATATCCATACAAGACCGAATGGCATGGTTCAGGAAGCAAAGTCATACGTCAAATGCCCGAATCGAACAGTGTCATCCATCAAACGGATGTAGTTCACTTATATTTAGGAGATTAA
- a CDS encoding penicillin-binding transpeptidase domain-containing protein: MFIFFGGLFLLLFWRFVSIQATGVVNGHELETEALAKYQTGYVLSADRGKILDRNANVIAEDTLSYRLVAVISEKATENPKKPRHVVDKAEAARLLAQYIPMDEEKILDRLTPDPNKDTYQVEFGLAGRGISHETKKQIEALEIPGIILFSDKKRYYPNGAFASHLIGFAVRETDKDGNSEVVGKMGLESIYNKQLTGTDGKLTYQRDAKNYLLPNSDKVVQEAQDGNDIYLTIDKTIQNFLDDAMSRVNTKYDPQSMIGVIANPKTGEILAMSQRPTFNPDTREGLDGNWLNDVIENTIEPGSTMKTFTVAAAIDSNNWHPNDYYKSGSYKVYGDTIRDHNTYGWGTIKYLEGFQRSSNTAMTNLLDIMGWDTFEDYLVDFGFGKKTGIDLPGEASGVINSRYPLEKYTTAFGQGSTVTPIQLIQGLTAIANDGKMMQPYVIDKIVNPNTGEIVVDSKPTEKGQPIKSDTAKAVRELLASTVYGEAGNAKRFQIEGYEVAGKTGTAQMPKSNGKGYDWGKNEFLYSFLGMAPVDDPQIIVYIAVAKPKLAATEVGSDPVSQVFNSVALNSLKYLNINPTDVAEVQTKAITNMEGQQTDKVVTELQSDGLQPIIIGEGGQIVEQFPKEGASLTKGSIVFLKTEGAITLPSFENWSLRNLLVYKTLSKLPIEIFGDGFVESQSMSQGTVANDQSPIVVKLMTPEEKHLTPPPENMEEGELEEELPQD; encoded by the coding sequence ATGTTTATTTTTTTTGGAGGGCTCTTTTTACTATTATTTTGGCGTTTTGTGTCGATTCAAGCGACAGGTGTAGTAAACGGACATGAGTTAGAAACGGAAGCATTAGCAAAGTATCAAACAGGGTATGTTTTATCGGCGGATAGAGGGAAAATATTGGACAGAAATGCGAATGTGATCGCAGAAGATACGTTAAGTTATCGACTTGTTGCAGTCATTAGTGAAAAGGCAACAGAAAATCCAAAAAAACCAAGACATGTTGTAGATAAAGCTGAAGCTGCAAGATTACTTGCTCAGTATATTCCGATGGATGAGGAAAAGATTTTAGATCGGCTGACACCAGATCCTAATAAAGATACTTATCAAGTAGAGTTTGGATTAGCCGGTCGAGGCATTAGCCATGAAACAAAGAAACAGATTGAAGCATTAGAAATTCCAGGGATCATTTTATTCAGTGATAAAAAACGTTACTATCCAAACGGTGCGTTTGCCTCACATTTAATTGGCTTTGCTGTTCGTGAAACAGACAAGGATGGAAATTCAGAAGTTGTGGGGAAAATGGGACTTGAATCTATTTACAATAAACAGTTAACAGGTACCGACGGGAAATTGACGTATCAACGTGATGCGAAAAACTATTTATTGCCAAATAGTGATAAAGTCGTGCAAGAAGCTCAGGACGGAAATGACATTTATTTAACAATTGATAAAACAATACAAAATTTTTTAGATGATGCAATGTCTCGCGTAAATACGAAATACGATCCACAGTCGATGATTGGGGTTATCGCAAACCCAAAAACGGGTGAGATATTAGCGATGTCACAGCGTCCTACCTTTAATCCAGATACCCGTGAAGGTTTAGATGGAAACTGGCTAAATGATGTCATTGAAAATACGATTGAACCAGGCTCAACAATGAAAACATTTACAGTAGCTGCAGCAATTGATTCAAATAATTGGCATCCGAATGATTATTATAAATCCGGCTCTTATAAGGTGTATGGAGATACTATACGCGACCACAATACATACGGTTGGGGAACAATTAAGTATTTAGAAGGATTTCAGCGATCCTCTAATACGGCCATGACCAACTTGCTTGATATTATGGGATGGGACACATTTGAAGACTATTTAGTTGATTTTGGATTTGGTAAAAAAACTGGGATTGATTTACCTGGTGAAGCAAGTGGTGTCATTAATTCTCGTTATCCGTTAGAAAAATATACAACGGCATTTGGTCAAGGTTCAACTGTAACACCAATACAGCTCATTCAAGGTTTAACTGCCATTGCAAATGACGGAAAAATGATGCAACCGTATGTTATTGATAAAATTGTTAATCCAAATACTGGGGAAATTGTTGTCGATTCAAAGCCTACTGAAAAGGGGCAACCAATTAAGTCAGATACTGCTAAAGCAGTACGTGAGTTATTAGCATCTACGGTTTATGGAGAAGCAGGAAATGCGAAACGATTCCAAATTGAAGGATATGAGGTAGCTGGGAAAACAGGTACTGCCCAAATGCCTAAATCAAATGGTAAGGGGTATGACTGGGGGAAGAATGAATTCCTGTACTCCTTCTTAGGAATGGCACCAGTGGATGATCCACAAATAATTGTTTATATTGCAGTAGCAAAACCAAAACTTGCTGCAACAGAAGTAGGCTCTGATCCAGTGTCGCAAGTATTTAATTCAGTCGCACTAAATAGTTTGAAATACTTGAATATTAATCCAACTGACGTTGCAGAGGTTCAAACAAAAGCTATTACAAATATGGAAGGCCAACAAACAGATAAAGTTGTGACAGAACTACAAAGTGATGGCTTGCAACCAATTATTATTGGCGAAGGTGGTCAAATTGTAGAACAATTCCCGAAAGAGGGTGCCTCCCTAACAAAAGGGAGTATCGTTTTCCTAAAAACAGAGGGTGCAATCACATTACCTTCATTTGAAAATTGGTCGTTAAGAAATCTACTCGTTTATAAAACATTATCTAAGCTTCCAATTGAAATATTTGGCGACGGATTTGTTGAAAGTCAAAGTATGTCACAAGGGACGGTTGCGAATGACCAATCTCCAATTGTCGTGAAGTTAATGACACCAGAAGAAAAACATTTGACGCCACCACCTGAAAACATGGAAGAAGGAGAATTGGAAGAAGAACTCCCGCAAGATTAA
- the ftsL gene encoding cell division protein FtsL: MAVRVRQTYIQNQPELPELEQQRQIIPPKKRKPMLFSVREKVLFIIFSIVVASFAVSILHTQGEIQAKSMEIQKIEREITEVTNDNVDLKVRVSELSTHERIWEKAKELGLTLNEKNVKVVPGE; the protein is encoded by the coding sequence ATGGCAGTAAGAGTTAGACAAACATACATCCAGAACCAACCCGAATTGCCTGAATTAGAGCAACAGAGGCAGATTATACCGCCGAAAAAGCGAAAGCCTATGCTGTTTTCTGTTCGGGAAAAAGTTTTATTTATTATTTTTTCTATTGTTGTCGCATCTTTCGCTGTTTCTATATTACATACGCAAGGAGAAATCCAAGCCAAGAGTATGGAAATTCAAAAAATTGAACGCGAAATTACTGAAGTAACAAACGATAATGTAGATCTTAAAGTACGTGTGAGTGAACTTTCTACTCACGAACGTATTTGGGAAAAAGCGAAAGAACTCGGTTTAACACTAAATGAGAAAAATGTGAAGGTAGTGCCGGGAGAATGA
- the rsmH gene encoding 16S rRNA (cytosine(1402)-N(4))-methyltransferase RsmH yields MFDHTTVLLKETVDGLNINPDGIYVDCTLGGAGHSEYLVRQLSSKGRLICFDQDTIAIENAKVRLADYLDRVTFVHSNFRYLKEELEKLNIHQVDGILYDLGVSSPQLDTPERGFSYHHDAPLDMRMDQTAELTAYHVVNEWSYDNLVRIFFRYGEEKFSKQVARKIEQARAIAPVETTGQLVDLIKDGIPAPARRKGGHPAKRIFQAIRIAVNDELGAAEDSLVDAIDVLAIGGRISVITFHSLEDRLTKTLFKEASSLPDLPPGLPIIPEHMKPVLKLVTRKPILPTDEELEANNRSRSAKLRIAEKINDKGRG; encoded by the coding sequence ATGTTCGATCATACAACCGTATTATTGAAAGAAACTGTTGATGGGTTGAACATCAATCCAGATGGTATTTATGTGGATTGTACTTTAGGTGGTGCAGGACATAGTGAATACTTAGTAAGACAACTATCATCAAAAGGTCGATTAATTTGTTTTGACCAAGATACAATTGCAATTGAAAATGCGAAAGTACGACTAGCTGATTATTTAGATCGTGTAACGTTTGTGCATTCGAACTTCCGTTATTTAAAGGAAGAACTTGAAAAGCTAAATATCCATCAAGTTGATGGGATTTTATATGATTTAGGTGTTTCATCACCACAATTAGATACTCCGGAGCGCGGCTTTAGTTATCATCATGATGCACCCCTTGATATGCGTATGGACCAAACAGCGGAACTTACTGCCTATCATGTAGTGAATGAATGGTCATATGATAATTTAGTGCGAATTTTCTTCCGCTATGGTGAGGAGAAGTTTTCTAAACAAGTAGCTAGGAAAATTGAACAAGCTCGGGCAATTGCACCAGTAGAAACAACAGGACAATTAGTAGATTTAATTAAAGATGGCATTCCAGCACCGGCCCGACGAAAGGGTGGACATCCTGCAAAACGAATTTTTCAAGCGATTCGTATTGCCGTAAATGATGAACTAGGTGCAGCGGAAGATTCGTTAGTGGATGCAATTGATGTATTAGCAATTGGTGGTCGTATTAGTGTAATTACATTCCATTCTTTAGAAGACCGTTTAACAAAAACATTATTTAAAGAGGCTTCGTCATTACCAGATTTACCACCAGGATTACCAATTATCCCAGAACATATGAAACCAGTACTTAAATTAGTTACTAGAAAACCAATTTTACCAACAGACGAGGAGTTAGAAGCAAATAATCGTTCACGTTCAGCAAAGCTTCGTATTGCTGAAAAAATTAACGATAAAGGACGTGGGTAA
- the mraZ gene encoding division/cell wall cluster transcriptional repressor MraZ, with protein sequence MFMGEFQHSIDIKGRMIVPAKFRELLGENFVITRGLDQCILGYPMDEWRKLEEKLKDLPMTKKDARAFARFFFSGATEVEIDKQGRINLPSTLIKHANLEKECVVLGVSSKIEIWAKDAWETYFDESAESFSDIAENLIGFDF encoded by the coding sequence ATGTTCATGGGTGAATTCCAGCATTCTATTGATATTAAAGGACGCATGATTGTACCTGCAAAATTTCGCGAACTACTTGGTGAAAATTTTGTAATTACACGTGGACTTGATCAATGTATTTTGGGTTATCCTATGGATGAATGGCGAAAACTTGAAGAAAAATTAAAAGATTTACCGATGACGAAAAAAGATGCTCGTGCCTTTGCACGATTTTTCTTTTCTGGCGCTACCGAAGTAGAAATAGACAAGCAGGGTCGAATTAATCTACCGTCCACATTAATTAAACACGCAAATCTTGAAAAAGAATGTGTCGTATTAGGTGTATCAAGTAAGATAGAGATTTGGGCTAAAGATGCTTGGGAAACATACTTTGATGAATCGGCTGAATCCTTTAGTGATATTGCAGAAAATTTAATTGGCTTTGATTTTTAA